DNA sequence from the Coffea arabica cultivar ET-39 chromosome 11c, Coffea Arabica ET-39 HiFi, whole genome shotgun sequence genome:
ACTCTAATACAGTATATAGCTAATATAATTGGATTAATATTATCCAAGTAACCatataaatgaagaaaatacccCACTCACTAGCAAATCAGTGTAATGGGAGTAGTAATAAGCATTGAACTATAAAAAGATAGTACATCAATAGCAGAATGTTCATACAGCCGCAGGATGCAAAGTCTCAAATACAGACATAGTGCAAGTTTATGTCAAATGGAAGCAAATTACATGTACTATCCGCAAgactgagattttttttttgtgcacaatagcaatccaaaatttGTCCTCCAGGACACAGTTATATAACCCAGCCAAATTTACTGAAATATCAAGCAAGGAAATTCAGTCTAAAGCTGCCTATGCAGCAGCTATTTCGGATCAAGAATGGTATCAGCATACCAATACTGGAAACCTTCATCCGACTGCAGAAACATGTGGCGCCACCTCTCACTATTTTTAAACTCTTTCATGCACGCAAGACGCTTTTGGGACCACAGTTCAACGGGCTCATGTTTTGGGTATGATTTGTCCCAAACTCTTAGCGCAGCTACGCACCACTCATTTCGTCGGGTGTTTTCATCAATTTTGATCTGAGACAGCTTACCAATGTTCGTTGCTGCGTCTCGGAGAGCTTCCCCGGTCTTCTAAGACTTAGTGCTCCTTGATCCATCGAAAGATGATGTCCCACGACTCGATACCGGGCGCTTACCTGGCCTACTAGCAACAAATTCAACTTCTTCATCCCGAACTGGAATATACACATCCTCCCCCCAGAAGTCTGAGGTCGGTCCGTCAACCTTTGCCTTCCCCTTTCGCCTTGATGCAGCCCCGGTGGTCTTTTCGGCAGACCAAGGAGAGTGGTGGACGTCACTCTGAGCAGAGGATTGGGCATGCTTTCCGGTGGCTGTTCGGCTCTCAAGAATTTCTCCCAATTCATAGAAGCAATCGCAGCTGCGGCCTTCTTTGAACCGTGCATAAAATTTGTTTTCCTGCAAGGTATGTGAAATGGCAACTGGTTCAACTAGACAAGCTGATACAGTTTATATAAAAAGCATTCTTGCTGTGTACTACTAAGCTGGTACTTCAAATAGCTATTATACACATGATCAGGCCAGCAATCAGCCATGATAAGGCCAGTAACGAAAGAAATATAGGCCAGTATGTGTAACAGATTGAATACTACCAGTCACAGCACCAAAGCTGTCAAAACCATGAATTCTTAACATAGTAATCAATGTACTCAACAGAAATACCCTATGAAACGTTAGAAAGGTCCAAAAGTCAGAAAAGCCAGAAAAAAGACAAACTCTTTCGGGCCATAAAGCAGCCAgatataccaaaaaaaaagatataaaccTCTTTTCTCTCCTTACATATGAGACAGGCCATATTGGCTTACTCACAATGTACATACAAACTACTCAATCTTACCCCTTTTTAAGTTTTGTTTAAGCAACAGCAATGGTACTTTTTATCCTAGGTAGCAACAGCCCCTCCACAATTAGTCAGAGTTCATATTTAGGAATATACAAAATTATAGTCCTAATTAATGCGAGTGTTTTAGCCAAAAAGATATACTAGTTAATAAAGGAACTTTTTAAGAATCAAATTTTTTCTGATTATCTATTAGATAGTAATTATAGTGCTTAATCTTTACATGTGTATAATGAATTAGATTAAAATCTTCTATTCATTAATCTGATGCAGTCAACTAAGCTTTCTTTAAGTAAACAGCTCCAAGCTAACAGTTAAATTAGCAGTGCTCGTTGGAGACAAAAATGTGATTTAGCATATTAAAGAAATGTAGGCTAGAAATGTAGGCCACCAATCAAGCATAATACGGCCACCTTAAATTATTATTGTAACAACCTAATTGATACATAGGAATTTCTCCCCTCCTCCACTGTCACATTTAGGGGCAGTCGCAATCAATGATTAATAAGGCAGCCTCCAAACATAGCAAGTATAAAATCAAAGTACCCATCTATGCTTCCCAACCCAGTGCAGCAAAAGTGAAACACATAAAACTTGTCACAGCAACTGCTACATAAGTCATAATTTCAGGGATCCTCTATCAATGAAAGGGCTCAATATTCCATTGTCTCTCACCAAACACACAGGGAAATATATCTATCAAAGGTTAAGGGCAATTTGGGATACAATTAATAGAGACATAGAAGAATTTTACCCGCTTTAGAGCGCTCCATTTTTCCTTTGTAGCCTGAAAGCAGAGGAGCTCCGAATTAAAGCCAACTCCCGTCTCTGCCGTTGTCTGGGACATCCCCGATAAGCGGACGAAACACTTCCACTCGGATTCCATCCTATAGAACTTTGAACGATATTGCTCCCACCTCAAATTGACGTGGCACTTGTCGTTCATGTGTAGGGTAAGATGGTGCCAGTTTGACCTGCCCTTTTGGTGCTTGTCCCAAGCACCATTCCTATGCCACTCCACAAGTGTTGCAACGAAAACTGCCTCAAGTGTAGGGTGATTTTTCCAATCGGCTACTTCAGAATCATCATTCATCTAATGCAATAAACCAAAAAAGTTCATAGTAAATAACATTTAGATTGCACAAGGAAACAGAAAATTCAAAGTGAGTGCTGGAACTTCAAAGTAGGAACTACTTCCATACCTTTACGAAGTAATTTCTCGCGCAAGCACCCAAATCGTTTGAACCGCTCTCGGAATGTGCTTGTTGGACTGcatgaaagaaaaatataaaaaatgctTCCTTATTTGGTTTAACAAATAAACACAAATAGGCATTCAAAGCAGTATAGCAATCCCAAGCTAAGAATTTTTAGCTGAACAGATTATGAGATCATTAACGAATGTAtagaaattgaaaataatagcaaccaaaaccaaaatcataTATGGACGAAGGTCGTACCGCTGCTCTTACATACTCGACGGCGTTTATGTGGCATATAAACGTGGCAGCGACAAAAAATGGCGG
Encoded proteins:
- the LOC140016680 gene encoding uncharacterized protein, whose protein sequence is MPHKRRRVCKSSVQQAHSESGSNDLGACARNYFVKMNDDSEVADWKNHPTLEAVFVATLVEWHRNGAWDKHQKGRSNWHHLTLHMNDKCHVNLRWEQYRSKFYRMESEWKCFVRLSGMSQTTAETGVGFNSELLCFQATKEKWSALKRENKFYARFKEGRSCDCFYELGEILESRTATGKHAQSSAQSDVHHSPWSAEKTTGAASRRKGKAKVDGPTSDFWGEDVYIPVRDEEVEFVASRPGKRPVSSRGTSSFDGSRSTKS